In Polaribacter sp. Hel_I_88, the following proteins share a genomic window:
- a CDS encoding histone deacetylase, whose product MLKIAHHPIYHHPLKEGHRFPMIKYDLLPEQLIYEGTCNGENFFEPEIPNNKHFFTVHDSEYFFDLLNITLNQKEARKIGFPLSEVLIEREMIIADGTMKASEFALKNGIAMNIAGGTHHAFSNKGEAFCMLNDQAIGAKYLQNKGIVKKVLIVDLDVHQGNGTAEIFQKDNTVSTFSIHGKGNYPFVKEKSDLDIGLENNTKDDEYLSTLKKTLPKLIDQEKPDFIYYLCGVDVLESDKLGKLSLTIEGCKERDRFVLQTCFDLKIPVMCSMGGGYSKDVNIVVEAHANTFRLAQEIYF is encoded by the coding sequence ATGCTAAAAATTGCGCATCACCCTATTTATCATCATCCATTAAAGGAAGGGCATCGTTTTCCGATGATAAAATACGATTTGCTTCCTGAACAATTAATCTATGAAGGCACTTGCAATGGAGAGAATTTTTTTGAACCAGAAATTCCAAACAACAAACATTTTTTTACAGTTCACGATTCTGAGTATTTCTTTGATTTACTAAATATTACTTTAAACCAAAAAGAAGCTAGAAAAATAGGTTTTCCTTTATCTGAAGTTTTAATTGAACGTGAAATGATCATTGCAGATGGCACCATGAAAGCAAGTGAATTTGCCTTAAAAAATGGAATTGCCATGAATATTGCTGGTGGTACACATCATGCGTTTTCTAATAAAGGTGAAGCTTTTTGTATGTTAAATGATCAAGCAATTGGTGCAAAATATTTGCAAAATAAAGGTATAGTAAAAAAAGTTTTAATTGTAGATTTAGATGTACATCAAGGAAATGGAACTGCAGAAATATTCCAAAAAGACAATACAGTTTCTACATTTTCTATACATGGAAAAGGCAATTATCCATTTGTAAAAGAAAAATCTGATTTAGACATTGGGTTAGAAAATAATACAAAAGACGATGAATATTTATCAACTTTAAAAAAAACTTTACCAAAACTTATTGACCAAGAAAAACCAGATTTTATATATTATTTATGTGGTGTAGATGTTTTAGAATCTGATAAATTAGGAAAACTTTCCTTAACTATTGAAGGTTGTAAAGAAAGAGATCGATTTGTTTTACAAACTTGTTTTGATTTAAAAATTCCGGTAATGTGTTCTATGGGTGGTGGTTATTCTAAAGATGTAAATATTGTTGTAGAAGCGCATGCAAATACGTTTAGGTTGGCGCAAGAAATTTATTTTTAG